GAGTGAAATCCGAATTCATCCACCGCAGTTTCCGATTTTTGGGAGATTTGGAAAAATAAGTTGAACTCAGATTGTTCGAAAAAACGGCGGGTCTCTTCCATTTGAACTAAGAATGGATTCTCTCTCGTAATTTCTATTTTTAGCTCGCTTTTTCGGTATCTTGGATGGCAATAGTAGACGTGCTTTAAATGAAAATCTTGATCGCCCAGGAATCGTATCACGTCGGTATTGTCGTCGTAGAGGAAAAAATTTCCATCGTTCGTGATTCGGTAGTAGTAGAAGTTATTGAAATTGAAGCGCTCCAAGATGATTTTAGCGCATCTTCGTACGGACTCCCAATGAGTTTCAGTGGCTAGTACCGTTGGCTCAAAAAATAAGTTCATTGTGAAACCGCAATGAAGGGTCTTTATTCCTGATTCAAACGAGTGGCAAGCCACTGATTGGCAAAAAAAGGAATCTCTTTCTATGGTTCAAGGAGAGGCGCAAGGTTTCGTGAGGAGAGCTCTATCGCTTTACTCGAATTTCAATTAGTGTCATAATGGTTTTTTTCGAAAGAGAGGATTTTTGCGATGTCCGAACTGTTTGGTCAAAGTGGTGCCGATGGCGGTGGGATTGTTTCCATGTTGTTCATGTTTGGCGGCATGTTTGCGATTATGTATTTTATCTTGATCCGTCCTCAGCAAAAACAGCAAAAGAAACATCAGGAGCTGATTGCCTCGCTCAAAAAAGGCGACGAAGTGGTCCTGAACAGTGGTATCTGCGGGCGCATTTTTTCAGTAGAAGACAAATACCTTGTTTTAGAGCTCATGGACAAAAACAAGGTGAAAGTCCTCAAGCACGCTGTACAAGGCTTAATGGCCGCCTAACCTGAGGTATTGGATTCTATATGTTTGAAAGTTGGAAAACACGGCTTCTTTTTTCGGGGATTTTGTTGGGAAGTGCGATTTATTTGCTCATACCCACTTTGGTCTATTTTCGTTTAGATGAATCGCAGCTGAGAGAAGTTCGACGCGATAAACACGCTTTTGCCAAAATGTTGCCGGCTTGGAGTATCGATACGCACATCGTGCCCGGACTCGATTTGCAAGGTGGTGTTCACATGGTCTTGGGGGTGGATGTCGAGAAAGCTCTGAAAGACCGGGCCGCTCGAACTGCGGAGAGGCTAAAAGATTATGCGAAAGAACAAAAGATGGCTTTCTCAGATATCAGTGCAGAACTATTGGGAACCTTTGCGAGTACTTCGGAGCGTGACACCTTCACTGAATTCGTTTCGAAAAAGTTTCAAGAGCTCCGACTGGTTTCTCAGACGGACGCCCAAGCCCAGTTCGAATTGGATCCGACTTTAGTCTCGTCCGTTCGACGGGATGCGGTGGATCAGACCATCAACACCATTCGAACGCGTATCGACAAGATGGGGGTCACAGAACCCAGTATTTCCAAACGTGGAAGCGATAAAATCCAAATTCAGCTCCCGGGATTTGATAATCCAGAAGAAGCCAAAAGTTTGATCGGTCGTACCGCTCAGCTCGAATTTCAGATGGTCGATGATAAGACAGAATTCTTGAAAGAGCTCAAAGACCTGCCTGAAGGTGTGCAGATGATCACAAGCTCTTATGGGCGCCCGAATGGAAGCCAAGGCAAAGATATCTTTTTGCAGTTTCCTGAGGAGAAGCTAGAAAGCGTCAAAAGCTATTTAAAAGGCAAAATCCCAGCAGAAAACGTGATCAAGTTTGGTTCTTTAGGACCCAGTTACCTGAGGACTTACACGCTTGACCGCAAAGTTGCCTTGACCGGTGAGGAATTGATCGATGCGCAAGTTTCTCAAGCTGGAGAGATGGATTCGAGACCGGCTGTCTCGATGACCTTTAGTGCAGGGGGAGCGCGCGTATTTGATGAACTTTCAGGATCCAACATTGGTAACCGAATGGCCATTGTTCTGGAAGAACGAGTCGATAGTGCGCCGGTGTTTAATACACGAATCCCGAGTGGGAGAGCCAGCATTACCCTGGGAGGAGGGCGAACGCATGAGGAAACATTGAAAGATGCGAATCAGCTGACTCTGGTCCTCAAA
This window of the Myxococcaceae bacterium genome carries:
- the secD gene encoding protein translocase subunit SecD, with translation MFESWKTRLLFSGILLGSAIYLLIPTLVYFRLDESQLREVRRDKHAFAKMLPAWSIDTHIVPGLDLQGGVHMVLGVDVEKALKDRAARTAERLKDYAKEQKMAFSDISAELLGTFASTSERDTFTEFVSKKFQELRLVSQTDAQAQFELDPTLVSSVRRDAVDQTINTIRTRIDKMGVTEPSISKRGSDKIQIQLPGFDNPEEAKSLIGRTAQLEFQMVDDKTEFLKELKDLPEGVQMITSSYGRPNGSQGKDIFLQFPEEKLESVKSYLKGKIPAENVIKFGSLGPSYLRTYTLDRKVALTGEELIDAQVSQAGEMDSRPAVSMTFSAGGARVFDELSGSNIGNRMAIVLEERVDSAPVFNTRIPSGRASITLGGGRTHEETLKDANQLTLVLKSGALPAPVTFREERSVGPSLGADSIQKGQMAFLVGSVLVILLMIFYYRISGFFSVVAVIYNLILMLAALAWLGATVTLPGIAGLLLTFGIAVDANVIINERIREELRRGKMPREAVATGYRSAFTAVFDSHVTSFIAGLVLWEFGTGPVQNFATMLIIGTVLSIFTAVFITRIFFDMVTANNPKELSI
- the yajC gene encoding preprotein translocase subunit YajC, whose translation is MSELFGQSGADGGGIVSMLFMFGGMFAIMYFILIRPQQKQQKKHQELIASLKKGDEVVLNSGICGRIFSVEDKYLVLELMDKNKVKVLKHAVQGLMAA